In Rutidosis leptorrhynchoides isolate AG116_Rl617_1_P2 chromosome 2, CSIRO_AGI_Rlap_v1, whole genome shotgun sequence, one genomic interval encodes:
- the LOC139893726 gene encoding uncharacterized protein, with protein sequence MSLTCFRIHSIPNFISHRFTPFYFNSRVSSSCSGINISKAEMNTLVNGRSTKIIVNDPILLDQKKADIRLAGPSKLQVIADFDGTLTKFWVDGCRGQSSHALLQQENPEFNVKRDELFNHYHPIEYDPKIRIDEKTKLMEEWWGKTHGLLIEGGLTYDDIKNSVANALIAFRDGVVELFEVLEERDIPVLIFSAGLADIIEEVLRQKLHRTFKNVKIVSNRMKFDQNGNLVSFTGKLIHSLNKNEHALDMAASLHDHLGEVDEQMIDSASVKKRTNVLLLGDHMGDLRMSDGLKYETRISVGFLNYKIENSLDTYRKGFDIVYLDDAPMTGVVKLVSELFPPASD encoded by the exons ATGTCTCTGACTTGTTTTCGTATCCACTCAATTCCAAATTTCATTTCTCATCGTTTCACTCCTTTTTACTTCAATTCCAG GGTCTCGAGCAGTTGCAGTGGGATAAACATAAGTAAAGCTGAGATGAATACACTGGTTAATGGTCGTTCTACTAAAATTATTGTCAATGATCCCATTTTGCTTGACCAAAAAAAAGCTGATATTAGGCTTGCTGGTCCCTCTAAGTTACAG GTGATTGCAGATTTTGATGGTACATTGACAAAGTTTTGGGTTGATGGATGCCGAGGACAAT CTAGTCATGCTCTTCTGCAACAGGAGAACCCTGAATTCAATGTCAAGAGAGATGAGTTATTTAACCATTATCATCCTATTGAATACGACCCGAAAATCCGAATTGATGAAAAAACAAAGCTAATGGAAGAGTG GTGGGGTAAGACCCATGGCCTTCTAATTGAGGGAGGTCTTACTTATGATGATATAAAAAATTCTGTAGCCAATGCTTTGATTGCTTTCAGAGATGGCGTAGTTGAGCTTTTTGAGGTTTTAGAG GAAAGAGATATCCCAGTTCTTATATTTTCTGCAGGCCTAGCTGATATTATCGAGGAG GTTTTGCGTCAGAAACTCCATAGAACATTCAAAAATGTAAAGATTGTATCAAACCGGATGAAATTTGACCAGAATGGTAACCTTGTATCTTTTACAG GTAAGCTGATTCATAGTTTAAACAAGAACGAGCATGCTCTTGATATGGCTGCATCATTGCATGATCATTTGGGTGAAGTCGATGAACAAATGATCGACAGTGCATCTGTGAAAAAGCGAACTAATGTGTTGCTTCTTGGTGATCACATGGGTGACTTGAGAATGTCTGATGGTCTAAAATACGAAACTCGTATCTCTGTCGGATTTTT GAATTACAAAATTGAGAACTCTCTTGATACCTACCGAAAAGGCTTTGACATTGTTTATTTA GATGATGCACCGATGACAGGGGTTGTAAAGCTAGTATCTGAGCTTTTTCCTCCTGCAAGTGACTAA